In a genomic window of Alistipes sp. ZOR0009:
- a CDS encoding heavy-metal-associated domain-containing protein, whose translation MKRILGMMAAVLMVIVAAAQAKVETATIKTTIQCSMCEKRIMKNIPFEKGVKDLKVNVDNKTVWVQFDASKTSVDKIRAAIAKLGYDADEVKRDAKAYDKLPACCKEDSGMGKH comes from the coding sequence ATGAAACGAATTTTAGGAATGATGGCGGCCGTGCTGATGGTGATCGTTGCCGCCGCTCAGGCAAAGGTGGAGACCGCCACCATCAAAACAACCATTCAGTGCTCGATGTGCGAAAAGCGCATAATGAAGAACATCCCCTTCGAAAAGGGGGTGAAGGATTTGAAGGTGAATGTGGACAACAAAACCGTGTGGGTGCAGTTTGATGCCTCCAAAACCAGCGTCGACAAGATTAGAGCGGCCATTGCCAAGCTGGGCTACGATGCCGACGAGGTGAAGCGCGATGCCAAGGCCTACGACAAGCTGCCCGCCTGCTGCAAGGAGGATTCGGGCATGGGGAAGCACTAG